DNA sequence from the Cottoperca gobio chromosome 10, fCotGob3.1, whole genome shotgun sequence genome:
GATCTCTGAGGAGAGCCTCCATCTAAAGCTGTGAGAAGCAAATTGAATCTCTTTTTGCCTTTTCACGATCAAGTTTATTCTCTAGTACAAGTTCAACCTTGTTGCTGTCAACAGAGAGAATAAAGTTGTCGTTTTTCTGTAGGCTGTACCTCTGAACAGCATTTTGACCTATATCTGCGTCATGGGCCTCGTCGATAGAGAAGCGGTTACCCTTGTCAGCTGACTCCCTTATTTCCTtttcaatcaaatgttttttgaatTTTGGCGAGTTGTCGTTTACATCTTGAATATGAAGACTGACACGATGAAGCTCCAGAGGATTTTCTAACACCAGATCTACTTTCACAACACACGAGGGTTTCTTGCCACAAAGGCTTTCTCTGTCCATTCTCTCCGATGTGACCAAATCTCCAGTACTCAGATTAATATCACAGTACCGTTTACGAGTCCCCTCAAAATCAACACGGGCCTTTCGGGAAGATAAAGTCCTCAGATCAAGACTCGAGATCTTTGGCTATATTTCCAATAACAGACTCGCGTTTCATCTCTTCTGGAACAGAATAACTCAGGTCTCCATTAACGAGCTGCAGCGTTACGATAAAGGAAGCAAAGCAGAGGATCGACCGCAGCGCTGAAAATCCTTTGTCTCCCATCCTGACACCAGAAGCCTCCTCAGCTTGTACAATTTACACTTCCAGTGACGACGAAATAAAAGCtgtccaaaaacacaaaataatccAACACTTCACAGCAATGTGCACGATACGATGTGTTCGGAAATGTAGCCGTTTCTCTGAAAATCTGCAGCTGATATCTTTGTAGTAGTAGTGGGTGGAGTGGTGAGAGCCTATTATCTGTCAGCAAACAGCGACACCATGAGTCACTTTTTATCTTCACAGTGTGTAATAAAATATTCCCATTGATTCTCAACCCACAATAAGATAACATATACACTCACGtccaaatgaaatgcacatgttCAGTAAATCTATAATTTACTTAAAAGACAAACCACTTATTCGTTTTTATTGGTTCAGCATTGAATACAGTATGTAGGAGTTTTTCACCCAGTACAACTGCAATGACATTTGGGTTTAATTAATAATCTTTACTTGAGCTTTCTAAAAGTTATCATACAGATGAAGGTGGCTATAGATAAACAAGTGCTACAGTTTGAGCCTTCACAAAAGAAGAGCAGCTAATCTCTCAGTATAACActgtaacacattattttaatatagaGCTGTTGTTGAAGGATTAATATTAAGACAATACGTTAAAGCAATCACTTAAATTACAACAATCTTAGGTTTTCAATTCTTATACATCAATGAATTATTGTAGTTATTATTAGCACCATAATAGGGAGAACATGGCTGCGGAGAAAAAGACATGTAAAGTTGCAGCTGTTTGTGAGAGCACGTGGAGTGTTTCAGGACCACGGACAGAGACCTTAAGATTGGACAAAGGTGAAGTCACAAAGATATAGAATCCTGTGTTAGTCTCCTGCTCAGACATCTTAGACTGTACTAACGTGCAAAACCAGCTGAAATATAGGAAGTAATCATTCTGTGACAGCTTATAACTCATGACTCCATCTTCCTGGGAAAACAAACGGATCTTATAACTACAATGTATTTCCATGAGCCCCAGGTTTTCTGCTGACAAAGATCAGGTTGAAGCAACTCCTTGGTCGCTATTGATTGTATTATTCAAAACAGCAGATTAGTTCAACAACATAATCCACAGACaactttataaaacataaaaacataaattaatgtTTGAACTAACTAATTCGTCAAGAACATACagttaaagtgtgtgtctgagagaggacCTGAACAGAACTGACAGCTGTGTCAACAAGAACCAACAATTAAAGGTAGAAAACACATCTTAAAAAATAGATACCAGGTGAAGTCAAAAATGTATGAAGGACAACAGGCAAAAAAGAGGTAGCCATTGTCGGAAGTAATTTAAAGCATAAACAGCGGACATAAGACAAAAGTTTCCCTCCATAATACAAATAGTTTTCTTTACAACTTTACAATTACTTTCTGAGGTAAAAACACATACTGAGGTCAGAAAGACATTAAAAActcaataaagacaaaaaacattgtGTGACCAGTAAAGCAATGTGAACTGCTCCTACCTCTACAGCCGGCTCTAAGTCTTCAAACGGGTCAACAAAGTCGGATGGACTTTTCCTCAGCGTCTGGTCAGCAGGCagtgtgttgtcattgtaagATGACACGAACTTAAAGTCACTGGTTCTAGAACCTGTTGTCAGGTAGGCGTCATAATTGTAAGCGCTGCGTAAAGTTCCTGTGCCGTCAACATCTGCGTAAGTAGGAGGGAGATAAGCGCTGGGGATGGCAACTGCTCCATCAAACAACAGTCTGGGCTTTCTACTGCGACAAAACCTCACacccaggatgatgatgatgaaggtcagAAAAAAGGTGGACACGGACACCAGCGCGATGATCAGATAAGAGGTCAGTTTGGAGTTCTTCTCATCATAAGAAATATCCTTCAGTTCTGGCACCTCAGCCAAGTTGTCAGAGATAAGTAAATACATGGAgcaggtggcagagagagagggctgtcCGTTATCTTTCACTGCCACAATAAGGTTCTGTTTCATGCTGTCAGACTCAGAAATGTCCCGCTGTGTCCTGATCTCTCCGCTGTGGAGACCAATAGTGAAAAGTCCCGGATCAGTGGATTTGACTATATGATAGGACAGCCAGGCGTTCTGTCCGGAGTCTGCGTCCACTGCTATCACTTTGGACACCAGAGAGCCTCCGTGTGCAGCTTTGGGGACCAGCTCGGTCATGAAGGAGTTGCCCTCCGGGGCGGGGTACAGTATCTGAGGAGAGTTGTCGTTCACATCCGATACGAACACACTGACGGTCACGTTGCTGCTGAGCGGAGGAGAACCGTTGTCTCTGGCCGTCACGTGGACTTTAAAACTCCTGAACTGTTCATAATCAAACGACCTCACAGCGTGGATCACCCCCGTGTCTCCGTTAACAGAGAGATAGGAGGACACCGGGGCACCGTTCACCTCACCGGCTAACAGAGAATAAATCACTGTACCGTTTTGTCTCCAGTCGGGGTCTCGAGCAGTAACGGAACATAAAGTGGAGCCAGGTTTGTTATTTTCACTCACATATGCGCTGTACGACTGTTCCTCAAACACAGGTGGGTTGTCGTTGATGTCTGCTACAGATAACGGAACAGTtttagaggaggacagaggtggaGAGCCCTCGTCAGTGGCACTGATTGTAATGTTGTAGTCAGACACTAGTTCACGGTCCAGTTGTCCTGTGGTCACCAGagaataatagtttttaatagAAGGAACCAACTTAAAAGGGACGTTTTGCTGAATGGAGCAGCGGACCTGTCTGTTATTCTCAGAGTCTCTATCCTGCACGTTAATGATGCCCACCTCTGTACCAGGTGACACGTTCTCAGGTATGGGGTTAGTCAGTGATTTCAGATATATCACTGGAGCATTATCATTCACATCAGTAACATCTATTATTAC
Encoded proteins:
- the LOC115015064 gene encoding protocadherin gamma-A4-like, coding for MGDKGFSALRSILCFASFIVTLQLVNGDLSYSVPEEMKRESVIGNIAKDLGLDLRTLSSRKARVDFEGTRKRYCDINLSTGDLVTSERMDRESLCGKKPSCVVKVDLVLENPLELHRVSLHIQDVNDNSPKFKKQLIEMEIRESADKGNRFSIDEAHDADIGQNAVQRYSLQKNDNFILSVDSNKVELVLENKLDREKQKEINLLLTALDGGSPQRSGTVVIHVTVLDANDNAPVFSQAVYKASLPEHSPPDTLVINVSATDADEGVNGDVTYDLSHVSDDDEKLFSIDPKTGQIRVTGEIDFEENSSFEMRVEAKDGLGLTSYAKVIIDVTDVNDNAPVIYLKSLTNPIPENVSPGTEVGIINVQDRDSENNRQVRCSIQQNVPFKLVPSIKNYYSLVTTGQLDRELVSDYNITISATDEGSPPLSSSKTVPLSVADINDNPPVFEEQSYSAYVSENNKPGSTLCSVTARDPDWRQNGTVIYSLLAGEVNGAPVSSYLSVNGDTGVIHAVRSFDYEQFRSFKVHVTARDNGSPPLSSNVTVSVFVSDVNDNSPQILYPAPEGNSFMTELVPKAAHGGSLVSKVIAVDADSGQNAWLSYHIVKSTDPGLFTIGLHSGEIRTQRDISESDSMKQNLIVAVKDNGQPSLSATCSMYLLISDNLAEVPELKDISYDEKNSKLTSYLIIALVSVSTFFLTFIIIILGVRFCRSRKPRLLFDGAVAIPSAYLPPTYADVDGTGTLRSAYNYDAYLTTGSRTSDFKFVSSYNDNTLPADQTLRKSPSDFVDPFEDLEPAVEVGAVHIALLVTQCFLSLLSF